In a genomic window of Uranotaenia lowii strain MFRU-FL unplaced genomic scaffold, ASM2978415v1 HiC_scaffold_1271, whole genome shotgun sequence:
- the LOC129759232 gene encoding uncharacterized protein LOC129759232 isoform X1, producing the protein MMKVVLILAVFCGISAGYSIPMRNALMYYRQAMPFYMPYPMYGYQFQNQQLQNQRRSSGVATFAAGNRVATGTFLKDCKHTDVESTEEEHGIQAAADAYPGEQFPVEDEVPGFSDQESDEPIAEEPVALPVAPVAVPDKKKKVTVQLDSEEDEEEVEVSRRGAGRPAPPSHMFPINFGSTNGGAIAIANSYSTGKGGSAQSTATAYGSPAAAELRKPAVGQLRKKPVKLRAVRKY; encoded by the exons atgatgaaagtgGTGCTTATTTTGGCGGTTTTCTGTGGCATTAGTGCTGGGTACTCGATCCCCATGCGAAATG CTCTGATGTACTACCGGCAAGCGATGCCTTTCTACATGCCCTATCCGATGTATGGATATCAGTTCCAGAATCAACAGCTGCAGAACCAACGCCGATCGTCTGGAGTGGCCACATTTGCTGCTGGAAATCGAGTGGCAACGGGAACCTTCTTGAAGG ATTGCAAACATACAGATGTTGAGAGCACTGAGGAGGAGCACGGAATTCAAGCGGCTGCAGATGCCTATCCCGGCGAACAGTTCCCAGTGGAAGATGAAGTTCCCGGATTCAGTGATCAGGAATCCGATGAACCGATTGCCGAGGAGCCAGTTGCTCTCCCGGTAGCTCCAGTGGCTGTTCCAGATAAGAAGAAGAAAGTTACCGTTCAGCTGGATTCCGAGGAGGACGAGGAAGAGGTCGAGGTCAGCCGTCGTGGTGCAGGACGTCCGGCACCTCCAAGTCACATGTTCCCCATCAACTTCGGAAGCACCAACGGTGGAGCCATTGCTATTGCCAACTCTTACAGCACCGGAAAGGGAGGATCAGCTCAGAGCACAGCAACTGCCTACGGAAGTCCAGCTGCGGCCGAGTTGAGAAAACCAGCTGTCGGTCAACTGCGGAAGAAACCGGTCAAGCTCCGTGCAGTTCGGAAGTATTAG
- the LOC129759232 gene encoding uncharacterized protein LOC129759232 isoform X2: MMKVVLILAVFCGISAGYSIPMRNALMYYRQAMPFYMPYPMYGYQFQNQQLQNQRRSSGVATFAAGNRVATGTFLKDVESTEEEHGIQAAADAYPGEQFPVEDEVPGFSDQESDEPIAEEPVALPVAPVAVPDKKKKVTVQLDSEEDEEEVEVSRRGAGRPAPPSHMFPINFGSTNGGAIAIANSYSTGKGGSAQSTATAYGSPAAAELRKPAVGQLRKKPVKLRAVRKY; encoded by the exons atgatgaaagtgGTGCTTATTTTGGCGGTTTTCTGTGGCATTAGTGCTGGGTACTCGATCCCCATGCGAAATG CTCTGATGTACTACCGGCAAGCGATGCCTTTCTACATGCCCTATCCGATGTATGGATATCAGTTCCAGAATCAACAGCTGCAGAACCAACGCCGATCGTCTGGAGTGGCCACATTTGCTGCTGGAAATCGAGTGGCAACGGGAACCTTCTTGAAGG ATGTTGAGAGCACTGAGGAGGAGCACGGAATTCAAGCGGCTGCAGATGCCTATCCCGGCGAACAGTTCCCAGTGGAAGATGAAGTTCCCGGATTCAGTGATCAGGAATCCGATGAACCGATTGCCGAGGAGCCAGTTGCTCTCCCGGTAGCTCCAGTGGCTGTTCCAGATAAGAAGAAGAAAGTTACCGTTCAGCTGGATTCCGAGGAGGACGAGGAAGAGGTCGAGGTCAGCCGTCGTGGTGCAGGACGTCCGGCACCTCCAAGTCACATGTTCCCCATCAACTTCGGAAGCACCAACGGTGGAGCCATTGCTATTGCCAACTCTTACAGCACCGGAAAGGGAGGATCAGCTCAGAGCACAGCAACTGCCTACGGAAGTCCAGCTGCGGCCGAGTTGAGAAAACCAGCTGTCGGTCAACTGCGGAAGAAACCGGTCAAGCTCCGTGCAGTTCGGAAGTATTAG